The Spirochaetaceae bacterium genomic sequence TCGACAATCTCTCCATCAAAAACTTCGGTAATTAAATCTATCTTCTGTTGGTTACTCAACTTGTTTTCGTTTATTTGTGCGGGCTCCGGCTCAGCAACCATCGCTTTAGCTTTTGCTATCGGCTGGGTTTTAACTGCCGGCGCTTCTTCTTGATAGCTCACAGCAGGGTTTAAAGTTACTGGCTCACTCCTTTTTTCCGCAGGAACAGCAGTAACTACCTTTGCCGCGGGAGCCTCAAAATTTTGTATCTGCGCCGGCTGCTGCGGAGCAATTAAATCTTGCTGCAATTTAGCTAGTTCTTTAGTAATTTCATAATTATTAAGGTAATATTTTAGTACGCAAAGTTTACTTAAAGCCAGTTCCAGCTCGAAACGAGGATTAATGCTAAATTTAATCTCTCTAAACAATTTAAAAGTTACATCTAGTGCCATCTCTAACTGGCTAAGCGTTAAAACCTCTACCGCTTGTAAATTAAAGTGGTTACTGCCGGCTCCTAGCAAACCTTCTTTAGTAAGATTGTTTTTAATAAGTAATAAATTGCGCAAATACTCGGCAAAATCGGTAATAAATTGCTCTACGCTTACGCCTTTCTCCATTAAATTGTCGAGTAAAGTTAAGCAGCCGGTTCTATCTTCATTAATAATAAAACCAATTAAATTATTAAGTTCATCTAAGCTTAATAAGCCCATCTTTTCGCGTATCTTAGCAAGGGTAAGCTCGCCATCGCTAAAGGCCACCGCTTGGTCAAAAAGGGTATAGGCATCGCGCATACTGCCGGCCCCTTCTTTCGCCAGCCAAAAGAGGGCCTCGCTATCGGCCTTAAGCCCCATCTCGGCGGCGGCGGCGGCTAAGGCCTCTTTGATGGTTTCGGTAGCAATTAATCTAAAGTTATATTGCTGGCAGCGGCTGCGGATAGTAGCCGGCACCTTATGAATCTCGGTGGTAGCAAAGATGAAGATGATGTACGGCGGCGGCTCCTCGATGGTTTTTAAGAGGGCATTAAAAGCACTGATACTTAACATGTGAACTTCGTCAATAATGTAAATCTTATATTTACTACCAGTAGGCGGGAACTGCACTTCTTCTTTAATTTCGCGTACATCACCCACACCGGTGTTACTGGCGCCGTCAATCTCTATTACATCAAGACTGCTGCCTTTGGCAATTTCGATACAGTTATCGCAGACACCGCACGGGGTAGCCGTTGGTCCTTCTTTGCAATTAAGGCTGCGTGCCAAAATGCGTGCGGAGGAAGTTTTGCCCACCCCGCGCGGCCCGGCAAACAAATAAGCGTGGGCAATACGGCCGCCGCTAATGCTGCCGGAGATAGCGTGGCTGACAAATTCTTGTCCAAGTAAAGTGTTAAACCCTTTGGGACGGCGGCGGGTAGCGGTTACTTCGTAGCTCATATATGGGTAGTATATAGGAATTGGGGGGTTTAGGCAATGGAAACAAAACAAGAGATTTTTCATTTATTTTGACAAAGCCTATAAAGTAGGCTATACTTAAGTGATGAGTGATGTTATTTTACACAACCGTTATTATACGGTGGAAGATTACTTTGCCTTGTCTGAAGAAGGCATACGAACCGAGCTCGAGAACGGCAAGCTTTTTATGTCGCCTTCGCCAGTTCCTAACCATGCAAAGATTGGCCGTAATTTGATTTGGCAGCTAGAAAATTATTTGCAGAATAAAAAATGTGAACTATTTTATGAAACTGATATAGAACTTTTTGAGGGTGAAGATACCATCTATTGCCCCGATATTATTGTGGTATGCGACCCAAGTAAAATTGCCGACCGCTGCATCGTTGGTGCGCCCGATTTTATCATCGAAATAGGTTCATTTGGCACAATTAAAAATGATTTAGGTAAAAAACGTTTAGCTTATGAACGAGCCGGCGTAAAAGAATATTGGGTAATACGTAACCCTTATTGGGTGCATTGCTACCTATTAAATGAAGAGGGTAAGTATAGCGAAAGCGTTTACCGTAATGAAGTAGCTGTTAAGGTACAAAGCCTTGAGGGTTTAACAATTGATTTTAGCCATTTACAAAAAATTTAATTATGAATAGCATAGCTGACAAACTCTCTCCCTAGTAAAGTATTAAACCCTGTGGGACGGCGGCGGGTAGCAGTTACTTCGTAGCTCATATATAGGTAGTATATAGGAATTGGTGGGTTAGGCAATGGAGAGAATTTTAACTTGACAAGCTAAAATAATGCAGCTACAATAGCCTAGTAAATAAAGCCTTATGGGCTTTTGGTAAACAGGAACTCCTGACGAGGTAAAAATCTTATTAGGAGGTGCTTACGATGGGTTTATTTTTCTTTAGTAAAAGAAAACTGCTTGTAGTCCTGATTATCTTAGCGACACAAGCAGCATTTTACTCAACACCGCTTTACTAATTTAGTTAGGCGGTAAAAAACCTGAACGGTTTCTTAGTCCTGTTAGCAGCAGGGCTAAGTTTTTATAAGTATAGCTAATTTTTGGAAAATTGTCAACTAATTTGAAGGCAGGGGAGTGCCACATTAGTGTATTTTGTCATTACGAGCGTAGCGAAGTAATCCAGCTTAAATTGTTGCACTTAAATGGATTGCCACAACTTTCTACGAAAGTTTCGCAATGACAAAAAAGTTTCAAGTACACTAGTGTGGCACTCCCTAGCCTTATCCAGCTCTTGACAGAGTAAGCCAAATAAAGTAAGCTTACAAATTAAGGAGACTAACTAAATGCCTTGTGGTAGAAAGCGTAAACGAAAAAAGATAGCTACTCATAAACGTAAAAAAAAGTTACGTAAAAATCGTCATAAAAATAAAAAATAGGGCATAAGCGCCCTATTTTTTATTAACAGAACCGCTTCTTATTTTTAGTATCTCCTTCATCAACTTTTAACCGGCCTAATTGTAAATTATCAGCCTTTATGTTATGTTAATAAAATGATGATGAAGGCCTTTGCCCTAGCCGTTAGCCTATTTTTGTTTACTTGCAGCCGTACCAACCAGCAGCCGTTTGTACACGGTCAGCTCGAAAACGGCTTAAGTTATTACATTATGCACAACGCGGTGCCCGAAGGCCGTGCGTTGTTTTATCTTGCGGTTAGGGTTGGCAGCAGCGCCGAAAGCGAACACCAACAAGGTATTGCCCATTTTATAGAGCATATGGCCTTTAATGGCACCAATCGCTTTAACCGCGGCGAGCTGGTTAGCTACTTAAGCAGCCATTATGGGGCTAGTTTCGGCCCCGATATTAACGCCCACGTCAGTTTTGACGAAACCGTTTTTAAATTAAATATCCCGTTGGATAGACCCAATGCCCTTAACGAAGTTTTATCGCTTTTGCGTGATTGGGCCGATGGTATTACCTTTAACGAAGCAGAGGTAGAGCGCGAACGTGCCATTATTATAGAAGAATGGCGGCATACCCAAAACGCTAACCGGCGGTTTAATAATTTAGCTTTACCTTTATTATTAGAAGGTACCGTTTATGCCAATCGGCTGCCCATTGGCCAAGTTAGTCAAATAGAGAGTTTTACCGCCGATGATTTACGTTCTTTTTACGAACAGTGGTACCAAAGCCACAATATGGCCATCATTGCGGTGGGCGATTTTGAAGTTGCCGAAGTACAAAGGGCCATAGCCGAACAATTTAATAGCTTACCCACCGGCCGACAGCCGCCGCCCGATACACGTTACCCTATAAACGCCGGTGATAACCGCTTTTTTGTGATGACCGATGACGAGCTGCTGGGCAATAGCCTAGAACTGTACTTTAGGAGCAACGGCCGGGCCGCTATCGAAAATAAGGCCGATTTTGAACGCGATATTAAAGACCGCCTTGTTGCCTATATGCTTAACGAACGGTTGCGTTTATTAAGTACTCTGCCGCAAAGCCCGCTTTTTAATCCGCAGGCCGGCAGCGCCATTATCGGCCACGACCAATTTTTTTGGGTTATGCGCACCGGTTTTAGAGAAGACACCGCCCTCGAGGCTTACAACTATTTGTTAGAGGTACTCCATCAAGCTAGGTTATTTGGCTTTAACCAAAGCGAGCTGGATAGAGCGTTAGCCGACCATTTAGCGATGTTTACGCAGCAGCAGGCTGAGCAAAACCATACCCAATCGCAGGTGCATATCAACCGTTTACTGCGTATGTTTATCTACGGCGGCCGCCACTTTACCGCCGATGAGGCTTTACGGCTTTACCAAAGAGTAAGCAGCCGCATGACCTTACAAACTTTACAAGAACATTTAATTACTTTAACCAATACCCGTTCTTATAGTATTTTAGCCTCGCCGCCGCACCCGGCTATCCCCAGCGAAACCGCTTTGCGGCAGCATTTTATTAACTTTGATAGCTCGGTTATTATCCCTTTTAACGATAGCGTAACTAATAATATTATCTTTGCCCGGCCCGGCAGCGGCGGACAAATTACTAAAGAAGAACAATTTGATGAAGATATTCTTTTATGGACACTTGATAATGGCATACAGGTTTTTGTACGTGTAGGCAATAATACCGCCAATACCGTGCTCTTTCAAAGTGTGGTTGCCGGCGGCTTTAGTGATGTAACCAACGAAGAGCACCTTTCGGCCCAATTTAGTTTAACGCTGGCCGAGGAATCGGGCTTTGGCAACTTTAGCCAGCTTGGCTTGCAGCAGGCTTTAAGCGGGCAATATGTTGATGTAGCCCCCTATGTTAGGTTATTTAATAGAGGTTTTAGCGGGTACAGCAGCAACGAACACCTAGAAACCTTATTTAAACTTATCTTTTTAAAAAGTTACGAAGGCATTAATGCCAACGAAATTATATTTACCCAGCTAAAAAACCATTTTATCCAAAGCTTTAGCCAATTTGCCGGCAGTCCCGAAGAAGCCTTTGACAGAGTAGCCATTACCGCCCTTTACGGCGATGCCTATAACCGCTTTTTCGGCTTAATTAATTTAGATGATTTAGCTAATATTAATTTTGATAGCGCCGTTAATTTTTTTGCAGCCGGTTTTAATGAGCAAAGCTTAGCGGATATGACCTACTTTTTTAGCGGGGCTGTTAACCTTGACCATCTGCGTAAATTAGTTAAAATTTATTTAGGCTCGCTGCCGCCGGCTTTGCCCGCTTCTTTTACGCCGATAGTTATTCCGCAGCCCGATAGCAGCCGGGTGCATCGTGTTCATTTAGGTTTTGATGAACGCGCCGATGTAATGGTGGCTTATGCTTTTAACAGCCCTTATAGCTTAGAAGATTCGGCTTATTGGAACATTATGCGCGAGATGCTGGAAATGCATTTAATTGAAACTATCAGAGAAAGGTTAAATTTAGTTTATTTTCCTAATGTACAGCTTAGCCGCTTAGGTTACGGCGAGCGGGTAAATTTACGTATTCTAAATACCACCGACCCAGCCCATGCCGAACAATTAGTAGAGATAATTAAAGCCGAAACAGTGGCCCTATTACAAGGATTTTATAGCGATAATTATTACCAAAGAGCTTTAAGTGTTCTGCGTGAGCAAGAGCTGCGGCTTAGGCAAAACGATAGCCATTATTTAAATGTGATGAGCCTTTTTGCCGAGCAGCAGCTGCCCTTTAGCCAAATAGCTACCGCCTTTAACCAATATGCAAATTTTAACTTTGATTATTTGCAACAATTTTTAAACCGCATTAATACCAATAGCACGGCGGTAGCGGCTATTCGTTTACCAAGTAATTAATAAGTAACAAATATAAAATTGGGTTAGCCCTTTAACGGAGGAAGACAATGAACAAAAGAGAAGATTACATTTTTACCAGCGAGAGTGTGGGTGAAGGCCACCCCGATAAGGTGTGCGACCAAATATCCGATGCCGTATTAGATGCTGCCTTGAGCTTAGACAAAGAAAGCCGCGTAGCCTGCGAAGTATATGCCAGTACCGGCTTAGTGGTTATTGGCGGCGAAATTACCACTCAAGGTTATATCGATACTTTAAAGCTTACCCGTGATGTGCTTAAAGATATTGGCTACAACAGCAGCGAATTTGGCATTAACTACCGCGACTGCGCCGTTATTAATATTATTAAGCCGCAATCGGGCGATATTGCTATGGGCGTGGATAGCGCCGAACAAGGGGCCGGCGACCAAGGTATTATGTTTGGTTATGCCTGCCGCGAAACCGCCGAGTTTATGCCTGCTCCTATCCACTTTAGCCACAGTATGCTTATTAAAGCCGATAGCGTGCGCAAAAGCGGCCGGCTTAACTTTTTACGGCCCGATAGCAAAGGACAGGTAACGGTACGTTATAGCAAAGGCAAGCCGGTGCATATCGATACGGTAGTGCTTAGTCACCAACATAACCCCGATGTAGATATGGCCACGTTACGCGAGGCTTTAATTGAAGAAGTTATTAAAAAAGCTTTACCGGCCGAATTGTTAAGCGCCAAAACCCGTTATTTAATTAACCCTACCGGCCGTTTTGTAATTGGCGGTCCCGAAGGTGATGTTGGCCTTACCGGCCGTAAAATTATTGTTGACACT encodes the following:
- the dnaX gene encoding DNA polymerase III subunit gamma/tau, which gives rise to MSYEVTATRRRPKGFNTLLGQEFVSHAISGSISGGRIAHAYLFAGPRGVGKTSSARILARSLNCKEGPTATPCGVCDNCIEIAKGSSLDVIEIDGASNTGVGDVREIKEEVQFPPTGSKYKIYIIDEVHMLSISAFNALLKTIEEPPPYIIFIFATTEIHKVPATIRSRCQQYNFRLIATETIKEALAAAAAEMGLKADSEALFWLAKEGAGSMRDAYTLFDQAVAFSDGELTLAKIREKMGLLSLDELNNLIGFIINEDRTGCLTLLDNLMEKGVSVEQFITDFAEYLRNLLLIKNNLTKEGLLGAGSNHFNLQAVEVLTLSQLEMALDVTFKLFREIKFSINPRFELELALSKLCVLKYYLNNYEITKELAKLQQDLIAPQQPAQIQNFEAPAAKVVTAVPAEKRSEPVTLNPAVSYQEEAPAVKTQPIAKAKAMVAEPEPAQINENKLSNQQKIDLITEVFDGEIVDEF
- a CDS encoding Uma2 family endonuclease encodes the protein MSDVILHNRYYTVEDYFALSEEGIRTELENGKLFMSPSPVPNHAKIGRNLIWQLENYLQNKKCELFYETDIELFEGEDTIYCPDIIVVCDPSKIADRCIVGAPDFIIEIGSFGTIKNDLGKKRLAYERAGVKEYWVIRNPYWVHCYLLNEEGKYSESVYRNEVAVKVQSLEGLTIDFSHLQKI
- a CDS encoding insulinase family protein; this encodes MMMKAFALAVSLFLFTCSRTNQQPFVHGQLENGLSYYIMHNAVPEGRALFYLAVRVGSSAESEHQQGIAHFIEHMAFNGTNRFNRGELVSYLSSHYGASFGPDINAHVSFDETVFKLNIPLDRPNALNEVLSLLRDWADGITFNEAEVERERAIIIEEWRHTQNANRRFNNLALPLLLEGTVYANRLPIGQVSQIESFTADDLRSFYEQWYQSHNMAIIAVGDFEVAEVQRAIAEQFNSLPTGRQPPPDTRYPINAGDNRFFVMTDDELLGNSLELYFRSNGRAAIENKADFERDIKDRLVAYMLNERLRLLSTLPQSPLFNPQAGSAIIGHDQFFWVMRTGFREDTALEAYNYLLEVLHQARLFGFNQSELDRALADHLAMFTQQQAEQNHTQSQVHINRLLRMFIYGGRHFTADEALRLYQRVSSRMTLQTLQEHLITLTNTRSYSILASPPHPAIPSETALRQHFINFDSSVIIPFNDSVTNNIIFARPGSGGQITKEEQFDEDILLWTLDNGIQVFVRVGNNTANTVLFQSVVAGGFSDVTNEEHLSAQFSLTLAEESGFGNFSQLGLQQALSGQYVDVAPYVRLFNRGFSGYSSNEHLETLFKLIFLKSYEGINANEIIFTQLKNHFIQSFSQFAGSPEEAFDRVAITALYGDAYNRFFGLINLDDLANINFDSAVNFFAAGFNEQSLADMTYFFSGAVNLDHLRKLVKIYLGSLPPALPASFTPIVIPQPDSSRVHRVHLGFDERADVMVAYAFNSPYSLEDSAYWNIMREMLEMHLIETIRERLNLVYFPNVQLSRLGYGERVNLRILNTTDPAHAEQLVEIIKAETVALLQGFYSDNYYQRALSVLREQELRLRQNDSHYLNVMSLFAEQQLPFSQIATAFNQYANFNFDYLQQFLNRINTNSTAVAAIRLPSN
- the metK gene encoding methionine adenosyltransferase — its product is MNKREDYIFTSESVGEGHPDKVCDQISDAVLDAALSLDKESRVACEVYASTGLVVIGGEITTQGYIDTLKLTRDVLKDIGYNSSEFGINYRDCAVINIIKPQSGDIAMGVDSAEQGAGDQGIMFGYACRETAEFMPAPIHFSHSMLIKADSVRKSGRLNFLRPDSKGQVTVRYSKGKPVHIDTVVLSHQHNPDVDMATLREALIEEVIKKALPAELLSAKTRYLINPTGRFVIGGPEGDVGLTGRKIIVDTYGGSAPHGGGAFSGKDPSKVDRSAAYMARYIAKNIVASGAAERITVQLSYAIGIAEPLSIFVDTHGTGEVSHEKIEAVIPQLFGLKPSQIISSLGLKAPLYRKTASYGHFGRSEFPWEKLDKAEALKKLW